The Chryseobacterium indologenes genomic sequence CATTAGAATGAGTTACTTCAACATATCTGTAATCTTTTCCTACACTGTACAATGTGTTATTAATAACATAATCTTGTTGTTTGATTATATTACTATTGTTATTTATTTTTCTGAGTATTTTAAATACAATATTAAGATCTATGCTATAAAAAGGAATAAAGCTTTCACTCTGCTCAGTTGTGGATACGTCCTTTTCCCATTCGATGATTGAGTAACTTGAGAACAGTCCAAAAGGGGTTGCTCTTGAGCATATTCTGATATAATATTTTAAAATAGAGAGGGCTAATTTTCTAGAGTCTTTACTTCTGTTGGGGTCAGATGCATTATTGGAAAGATCAGATTCAATTGCGGATTTCCATCGGTAGAACAATTCAGGAGAAGCTAAAAATAAAGCGTCTTTAAAGATGGTATCAGTATAGAGATGAGACATGAATTTATTGAGTTCATCTTCATGACGGGGTATCTTCAATAAGTCATTTAAAGTGTATAAAGAGTTTCTGCAAAAAACCGTATTTAATATTTTTAATTTATTTTTCATCAGCATAGTAAATGGTGTTTAGTTTTTTTAAATTTAATATTTTGGCCTCATTGGTGGCTGAGGTATCATACAGGACAAATTCATCTATTCCGTATTCGTCATGATACTCCTGAATAATTTGAGACAGTTTTTCAACTGTTACGTGTAAAATGTTGAAACTTTCATTTTGATGGACGGTTGGGTTTTGATCCTCCTGAATTTTGCCTTCATCAGAGCAAAAAGCTATAGACAGTACAATTTTCACGTCTCTGCGGTTTTTTTCATAAAAAGCCGTTCTAAATTCTTTCAGTTTATCTTTTGTAGCAGATAGTTTTTTACGAGGCCCATGAAAAGTGGAAACGCAGTAATTAAGATCTTTTTCGATGGCAAGCTCCAGATAGTTAAAGTCTGATGAAAGGTACCAGATGCCTGGATTTTCTCCTCCGTAAGGTGTGATAACAATTTTATTTTCATGCAAATTATACTCATCGTTATTCAACAGGGTTACGATATCATTAAGTTTTTCATCAAAAATCTCATGTTGTGGGGTACTCAGTAATTTATCATTGGTGAGTTCCATGACTTTTACGCTTTCTGGTGCGCCTTTGGCTAGGCCCAGTTCTATTCTTTTGTAGTAAATATTGTTTAAAAGTCTGAAATTTGATGCAAGAGTATAAGGTGAGTGCATAGAAATTAAAGAACCTGCAGACCCTACTAAAATATTTTCGGTCATGCCTGCTATTATTGAGATTATAATTTCAGGATTGGTATAAGAAACATTAGGGATGGGTAAGTGATGCTCTCCAAGCCAGAATCTGTTAAATCCGTATTCTTCTGCTTTGGAAGCGTAAGTAATAATTTGTTCTATAATGTCCAGGCTGTTTGAATCGCCTCTTCTTCCAAAATCTAAAATTCCTAATTGTATCATGCCGAATCTTCTTAAATTAAAAATATTTTACTCCATTCACTGATTCTTTTATCTGCTGAATTTATGGTGAGAATCGCTGCCGGATAACCAAAGATCAGACTCATTTTATTTTCCGGAAGTACGAGGAAATCTTGCTGTAAGAAATCTACAGTCTGGTCATGCCAATACTGATAAGCTTCTCTAAAATTATTTTTTCCGGTAAGATCATAAATATTTTGTACATCATTGCAACTCCTGATGTGCCATGGCAAAAGTGAAAATCCTGTATGCCTGTTGTGTTAAAAGTTCTTCGCCGGGTCGTTTCTGAAGTTATTTTTTCTGCATCTATTTTTTCTAGATGAGACACAGTACCGGATCTGTATAATGTATTTGCAACAGATAAGTCACTGTTGCACCATCCTAATCTGTTGTTTTTATGAATTACAATTTGATCGTTTTCTAAAAACTTATTGTATGGGAAATATAATTTTGAATGATCTATCATATATTCCTCACAATGGGCAGACAGGATTTCTATGCACTTGGCCCGTATCATCTGGGCCTGTTCATTTTCAGGATTTTTATTCAGATAAAGATCTATAATATGAAGAATGGCGGATATCCCGTGTGCCAGTCCAAAATTGAGTCCTTTATTGTATAAATCATCCGTATTATTATAAAAAGCAAGTTTTTGGGTATTGATATTATTGTAAATTTCATGGATGATAATATCAGCTTTTTTCAAATCTTTGATCAGAATGAAATAGTAAAGAATCCCCATACTTCCGCCTAAATAATCGAAAACATTGTTTTGAACATGAATAATAGCTTTATCTAAAAGGTA encodes the following:
- a CDS encoding LLM class flavin-dependent oxidoreductase, with protein sequence MIQLGILDFGRRGDSNSLDIIEQIITYASKAEEYGFNRFWLGEHHLPIPNVSYTNPEIIISIIAGMTENILVGSAGSLISMHSPYTLASNFRLLNNIYYKRIELGLAKGAPESVKVMELTNDKLLSTPQHEIFDEKLNDIVTLLNNDEYNLHENKIVITPYGGENPGIWYLSSDFNYLELAIEKDLNYCVSTFHGPRKKLSATKDKLKEFRTAFYEKNRRDVKIVLSIAFCSDEGKIQEDQNPTVHQNESFNILHVTVEKLSQIIQEYHDEYGIDEFVLYDTSATNEAKILNLKKLNTIYYADEK
- a CDS encoding lantibiotic dehydratase, producing MKNKLKILNTVFCRNSLYTLNDLLKIPRHEDELNKFMSHLYTDTIFKDALFLASPELFYRWKSAIESDLSNNASDPNRSKDSRKLALSILKYYIRICSRATPFGLFSSYSIIEWEKDVSTTEQSESFIPFYSIDLNIVFKILRKINNNSNIIKQQDYVINNTLYSVGKDYRYVEVTHSNEDSRDYILNSFERNEVLDLIINETQTPTSFTDLVSLLLENVDSIEIQQAEEYLFSLIESQLLIGEFQLYLNHETPPLNQIINLFEKKKFCSTIRK